A stretch of the Filimonas lacunae genome encodes the following:
- a CDS encoding TlpA disulfide reductase family protein: MKRMIYLLITVALATPVYAQTVHISANIKGLQQQPVQVFYYQGKDMKLDSVKTVNDRFEWTGQTVEAQRMAMMIAGKPTYFFVEGGDIAITGHVDSLNSIKITGSPLQDEATAYAVALKAATDKWKPLRAQWAAATDKEEKARLATDLNEKLDSANRKMREDYIAGHPYSVFSMSLVTDCTVMSDYTVVKASYDLLDSSMLQTGEGRRLTDRLALLKRSSYGQQALDFTQKNAAGEPVQFSSFRGKYVLVDFWASWCGPCRAENPNVLKAYERFQEKGFTVLGVSLDDNRERWLKAVEDDKLPWVQLSDLKGWKNEVSQYYGISGIPSNLLVDPTGKIVGRNLRGEALQAKLAAIFASM; encoded by the coding sequence ATGAAAAGAATGATATATCTGTTGATAACCGTTGCGCTGGCTACCCCGGTATATGCTCAAACGGTACATATCAGCGCAAACATAAAAGGGTTGCAGCAACAGCCTGTGCAGGTGTTTTATTACCAGGGAAAGGATATGAAACTGGATTCTGTAAAAACGGTGAATGACCGCTTTGAATGGACGGGGCAGACAGTGGAAGCGCAGCGAATGGCTATGATGATAGCAGGTAAACCCACCTACTTTTTTGTAGAAGGGGGAGATATTGCCATTACCGGCCATGTGGATTCTCTGAATAGTATAAAGATTACAGGCTCTCCCTTGCAGGATGAAGCAACAGCCTATGCAGTTGCATTGAAAGCGGCTACAGACAAATGGAAACCGCTTCGCGCCCAATGGGCCGCCGCTACGGATAAAGAGGAGAAGGCCCGTTTAGCAACAGACTTGAACGAAAAGCTGGATAGTGCAAACAGAAAAATGCGCGAAGATTATATAGCGGGTCATCCCTACAGCGTTTTTAGTATGTCGCTGGTAACAGATTGCACAGTAATGAGCGATTATACAGTAGTGAAAGCTTCTTACGATCTGTTGGACAGCAGTATGCTGCAAACAGGCGAGGGCCGGCGTCTTACTGATAGGTTAGCATTGCTTAAAAGAAGCAGCTATGGTCAACAGGCGCTGGACTTTACACAAAAGAATGCCGCTGGCGAGCCGGTACAGTTTTCTTCGTTTCGTGGGAAATATGTGCTGGTAGATTTCTGGGCCAGCTGGTGTGGGCCTTGTCGTGCTGAGAACCCCAATGTGCTAAAGGCATATGAGCGTTTTCAGGAGAAAGGCTTTACAGTGCTGGGGGTATCGTTAGACGATAACCGGGAGCGCTGGTTGAAAGCTGTGGAAGATGACAAACTGCCCTGGGTGCAGTTATCAGATTTAAAGGGCTGGAAAAATGAGGTATCGCAGTATTACGGTATTAGTGGTATACCCAGTAACCTGCTGGTAGACCCCACCGGTAAGATTGTAGGAAGGAATTTGCGTGGGGAAGCCTTGCAGGCGAAACTGGCAGCAATATTCGCATCTATGTAG
- a CDS encoding RagB/SusD family nutrient uptake outer membrane protein, which produces MKKLLYILLLITPLLITGCHKMQFDDPNTFTLNEALAITPDYYFKVAASSLNSAMFWSNDAIYSTTGFGLLGDQTTTHNGSYRWIDFNVEPRIALNTADSYNGQSVMYAPYQFFYQANLDAVKVITGLNAGKPGVDSKGVSRTNEVYAIAHLVQGISQGFLGATYDRGIIVDQDLGVATPQAYPNSYKEMIENAVKHLDMAIGFANQATSITMAEFYPGVVADKAQFIRFANSLAARFLASIPRDKAEARALGSTFWNRVYTYAKAGLTDDFTTAPYAGSGYYYNYSTYYLSFLVSGAPYLPVDIKLAYFADTTGTYPDAYPTDNTVLGPVKTNDARFATYFQYYAAFGGYLDASLGRYMFSNYGRIRWGNGANAAMYSNRQVIMLKEEVDLLRAEALFWTGDLSGAAAELNAPTSERIAKGGLRQVPATEQAISYALHYEYAISIDIGGSNIGPFGYMRRHNLLQPGSPTQFPITQNQLRLTSVQPYTFGGIENAGKKGVWGETGTAGTDWGWKGTKVVF; this is translated from the coding sequence ATGAAAAAGTTATTGTATATACTATTGCTGATCACCCCCTTGTTGATAACGGGTTGTCATAAAATGCAGTTTGACGATCCCAATACCTTTACCCTGAATGAAGCGCTGGCCATTACGCCTGATTATTATTTTAAAGTGGCTGCCAGTTCCCTGAATTCTGCCATGTTCTGGAGCAATGATGCTATCTATTCCACCACCGGCTTTGGGTTGCTGGGCGATCAAACCACTACGCACAATGGTTCTTACAGGTGGATAGATTTTAATGTAGAACCGCGCATTGCATTGAACACGGCTGATTCTTATAATGGCCAAAGTGTTATGTATGCGCCTTACCAGTTTTTTTACCAGGCTAACCTGGACGCGGTAAAGGTAATAACCGGGTTAAACGCCGGCAAGCCTGGTGTAGATAGTAAAGGAGTTAGCCGCACCAACGAAGTGTATGCTATTGCCCACCTGGTACAAGGTATTTCGCAAGGTTTTCTCGGTGCTACTTACGACCGGGGTATCATCGTTGACCAGGACCTGGGTGTGGCTACGCCACAGGCTTATCCCAATTCTTATAAAGAGATGATTGAAAATGCGGTGAAGCACCTGGATATGGCTATTGGTTTTGCCAACCAGGCAACCAGCATTACTATGGCTGAGTTTTACCCGGGTGTAGTAGCAGACAAGGCACAGTTTATTCGCTTTGCCAATTCGCTGGCGGCGCGTTTCCTGGCTTCTATACCACGCGATAAGGCAGAAGCCCGCGCATTAGGATCTACTTTCTGGAACAGGGTATACACTTATGCCAAGGCAGGACTTACGGATGACTTTACCACCGCACCCTATGCAGGTTCGGGTTATTATTATAACTATTCTACTTATTATCTTTCTTTCCTGGTGAGTGGCGCGCCTTACCTGCCTGTAGATATTAAGCTGGCTTACTTTGCTGATACTACAGGCACTTATCCGGATGCTTACCCTACAGACAACACGGTGCTGGGGCCGGTAAAAACCAATGACGCCCGCTTTGCCACTTACTTCCAGTATTACGCTGCTTTTGGTGGCTATTTAGATGCATCGCTTGGTCGTTATATGTTCAGCAACTATGGACGTATCCGTTGGGGTAACGGTGCTAATGCAGCTATGTATAGCAATCGGCAGGTGATTATGTTGAAAGAAGAAGTAGACTTACTGCGTGCGGAGGCTTTATTCTGGACCGGCGACCTGTCGGGCGCTGCTGCTGAACTGAATGCGCCTACCTCGGAAAGAATAGCGAAAGGTGGGTTACGCCAGGTGCCTGCCACAGAACAGGCCATCAGCTATGCCCTGCATTACGAATATGCAATCAGCATTGATATTGGCGGTAGTAACATAGGGCCGTTTGGGTATATGCGCAGACATAACCTGTTGCAACCAGGTAGCCCTACCCAGTTTCCTATTACACAAAACCAGTTGCGTCTTACCAGTGTGCAGCCTTATACTTTTGGCGGTATAGAAAATGCCGGTAAAAAAGGCGTATGGGGTGAAACAGGAACAGCGGGTACGGACTGGGGCTGGAAAGGAACGAAAGTGGTGTTTTAA